A stretch of the Campylobacter sp. 19-13652 genome encodes the following:
- the cbiM gene encoding cobalt transporter CbiM has product MHITDGVLSTQTLIISSAVSAVFLIASIRSTKEHELPQIALFSALFFIASFIHIPVGISSAHLILSGLIGASIGFGCFLAIFVALFLQALLFGFGGLSSLLSNTLVMALPAYLLYLGNSLIFKKSFGTLRIVLDFAIGSLSTLFSALLLSLLLYTSNDALAPAAISILIAHIPLSIVEGIITAAGMSFYRRIALSASIA; this is encoded by the coding sequence ATGCATATTACAGACGGCGTTTTATCCACCCAGACCTTAATCATCTCAAGTGCCGTATCAGCGGTATTTCTGATAGCTTCAATACGTAGCACAAAAGAGCATGAGCTGCCACAAATAGCGCTATTTTCCGCCTTATTTTTCATAGCTAGCTTTATTCACATACCAGTTGGCATATCTAGTGCGCACCTTATTTTATCAGGGCTTATAGGCGCTTCGATTGGTTTTGGCTGTTTTTTAGCTATATTTGTAGCACTTTTTTTACAGGCTCTACTTTTTGGATTTGGAGGACTTAGTTCGCTGCTGTCAAATACCCTAGTCATGGCGCTTCCTGCGTATTTGCTCTACCTGGGAAACAGCCTGATTTTTAAAAAATCGTTTGGCACTTTAAGGATTGTCCTAGACTTTGCCATAGGCTCGCTAAGCACCCTATTTTCAGCACTTTTGCTCTCACTTTTGCTATATACTAGTAACGACGCCCTAGCCCCAGCCGCCATATCCATACTCATAGCGCATATCCCACTTAGCATAGTCGAGGGCATAATCACAGCAGCTGGCATGAGTTTTTACCGCAGGATAGCACTAAGTGCGAGTATTGCCTAA
- a CDS encoding TIGR02757 family protein yields MIKQHSNRLKSVLDTHLEAKSNEGGLLAHPDPLWVAREVAKPVPALACALFGYGNAVQIVKFLRSIDFDIINQSENEIKSYFTKHKYRFQNPVDVREIFITLARLSKDNSIEEIINSGLKQESKIEQGIAKLMQKIYSLNPHRSDGYEFFFGKEFKGEPSSPLKRYNMYLRWMVRPDDIDLGLFKSINTASLLLPLDVHTHRISLALGLGKRKSYDFKAALEITNKLREFDAKDPIKYDFALYRIGQGKELERVLEELSG; encoded by the coding sequence TTGATAAAACAGCATTCAAATAGATTAAAATCCGTCCTAGATACACACCTAGAGGCAAAATCAAATGAGGGTGGATTATTAGCCCATCCAGATCCGCTCTGGGTAGCAAGAGAGGTCGCAAAGCCCGTACCTGCGCTTGCTTGCGCGCTTTTTGGGTATGGAAATGCAGTACAGATAGTTAAGTTTCTACGCTCAATAGATTTTGACATCATAAACCAAAGCGAAAATGAGATAAAAAGCTACTTTACAAAGCACAAATACCGCTTTCAAAATCCAGTTGATGTGCGTGAGATTTTTATCACTTTAGCTCGACTTAGCAAAGATAACAGCATAGAAGAGATAATAAATAGTGGTCTAAAACAAGAGAGTAAAATTGAGCAAGGCATAGCAAAGCTGATGCAAAAAATCTACTCTCTAAATCCGCACAGAAGCGATGGATATGAGTTTTTCTTTGGCAAGGAATTTAAAGGTGAACCTTCATCTCCGCTTAAGCGATATAACATGTACCTACGCTGGATGGTGCGCCCTGATGATATTGACCTTGGGCTTTTTAAAAGCATAAATACCGCTTCCTTGCTGCTACCGCTTGATGTCCATACGCACCGTATTTCCCTGGCTCTTGGGCTTGGCAAGAGAAAGAGCTATGATTTTAAAGCCGCACTTGAAATCACAAATAAACTGCGGGAATTTGACGCAAAAGATCCCATAAAATATGATTTTGCGCTTTATCGCATAGGGCAAGGCAAAGAGCTAGAGCGTGTCTTAGAGGAGCTTAGTGGCTAA
- the gatB gene encoding Asp-tRNA(Asn)/Glu-tRNA(Gln) amidotransferase subunit GatB: MFEVVIGLEVHTQLNTKTKIFCSCQTSFGDEANTHVCPTCLALPGALPVLNKEAVKKAIAFGTAVNATINRRSIFNRKNYFYPDLPKAYQISQFEVPVVENGELFIDVGAGKKRIGITRAHLEEDAGKNIHEDSYSLVDLNRAGTPLLEIVSEPDLRSSDEAVAYLKQLHSILRFLNISDANMQEGSFRCDANVSIRPKGDTKLYTRVEIKNLNSFKFIQKAIEYEVERQSDAWEDGRYEQEVVQETRLFDTVNLVTRSMRGKEDSAEYRYFPDPDLLPVIIPDDMYDEAIKIPELAEQKQARYEQEYGIKTADAINLTSSVEMATFFEYLIEKGRNPKLCTTWLLVELLGRLKNGVTIADSPVNSDRLNELLVRIEDSTISQKAAKEVLDEMLQSSASVDDIIEAKGLKQVSDDGAILAIIDAILAANADKVAEYKSGKDKLFGFFVGQVMKEGKGAFNPAKVNELLSSKL, encoded by the coding sequence ATGTTTGAAGTCGTTATCGGACTTGAAGTTCACACTCAATTAAATACAAAAACAAAAATTTTCTGCTCTTGCCAAACCAGCTTTGGAGATGAGGCAAATACTCACGTATGCCCGACTTGTCTAGCATTGCCTGGGGCTTTACCAGTGCTTAATAAAGAGGCTGTTAAAAAGGCAATAGCCTTTGGCACAGCGGTAAACGCAACCATAAATAGACGCTCAATATTTAATAGAAAAAACTACTTCTACCCAGATCTGCCAAAGGCGTATCAAATAAGCCAGTTTGAAGTACCAGTTGTAGAAAATGGAGAGCTATTTATTGACGTGGGTGCAGGCAAAAAACGAATAGGCATAACAAGGGCGCACCTAGAGGAGGACGCTGGTAAAAATATCCACGAGGACAGCTACAGCTTAGTAGATCTAAACCGCGCTGGCACGCCACTTTTAGAGATAGTTAGTGAGCCTGATTTACGCAGTAGCGATGAGGCGGTGGCTTACTTAAAGCAGCTTCACTCCATACTTAGGTTTTTAAACATAAGTGATGCAAACATGCAAGAGGGCAGCTTTAGATGCGATGCAAACGTCTCTATACGCCCAAAAGGCGATACTAAACTTTATACTAGAGTTGAAATTAAAAATTTAAACTCATTTAAATTTATACAAAAGGCTATAGAATACGAAGTAGAACGCCAAAGCGATGCTTGGGAGGACGGCAGATACGAACAAGAGGTCGTGCAAGAAACAAGACTATTTGATACAGTAAATCTAGTAACGCGCTCAATGAGAGGCAAGGAGGATAGTGCGGAGTATAGATATTTCCCTGATCCTGATTTACTACCTGTTATTATACCTGATGACATGTACGATGAGGCCATCAAAATACCGGAGCTTGCGGAACAAAAACAGGCTAGATACGAGCAAGAATATGGCATAAAAACAGCTGATGCTATAAATTTGACAAGTAGTGTTGAAATGGCAACATTTTTTGAATACTTGATAGAAAAAGGTCGAAATCCAAAGCTATGCACCACGTGGCTACTGGTCGAGCTTTTAGGTAGACTTAAAAATGGTGTTACCATAGCAGATAGCCCAGTAAATTCAGACAGGCTAAACGAGCTTTTAGTCCGCATAGAGGATAGTACGATAAGCCAAAAAGCAGCAAAAGAGGTGCTTGATGAAATGCTGCAAAGCAGTGCGAGCGTGGATGATATAATCGAAGCAAAAGGGCTAAAGCAAGTAAGCGATGATGGCGCCATACTAGCCATAATAGACGCTATTTTAGCAGCAAATGCCGATAAGGTAGCAGAATATAAAAGTGGAAAAGACAAGCTATTTGGATTTTTTGTCGGTCAAGTGATGAAAGAAGGCAAGGGGGCATTTAATCCAGCCAAAGTAAACGAGCTACTAAGCTCTAAATTATAA
- a CDS encoding energy-coupling factor ABC transporter ATP-binding protein → MDALSVKNLSYSYGDKIVLKDVSLKIKFGEKIGLKGANGSGKSTLLRCLAGLCECKSDEFLIFGQDINKNGYENTRSKVGFLFQQSEEQFIFPIVKDDVKFELLAQGLSDEKAQNISTEMLKKLNLLVHKNSVVYHLSGGQKRLVALAGVLCPLDKQLLFLDEPSNELDKNALKTIINELKSHKAAMLIATHDDEILRQVCDRIIEI, encoded by the coding sequence ATGGACGCTTTATCGGTAAAAAACTTATCCTATTCATACGGCGATAAGATTGTTTTAAAAGACGTAAGCTTAAAGATTAAATTTGGCGAAAAAATCGGACTAAAAGGCGCAAATGGAAGCGGCAAAAGCACCTTGCTTAGATGTCTTGCTGGGCTTTGCGAGTGCAAAAGTGATGAGTTTTTAATATTTGGACAAGATATAAATAAAAATGGATATGAGAACACAAGAAGCAAGGTTGGGTTTTTATTTCAGCAAAGTGAAGAGCAGTTTATCTTTCCGATAGTAAAAGATGACGTTAAATTTGAACTGCTCGCTCAGGGCTTAAGTGATGAAAAAGCCCAAAATATCAGCACAGAGATGCTAAAAAAGCTAAATCTCTTAGTGCATAAAAATAGCGTAGTATATCATCTCTCAGGTGGGCAAAAGAGGCTTGTGGCACTTGCTGGAGTGCTTTGTCCGCTAGACAAACAGCTACTATTTCTTGACGAACCAAGCAATGAGCTTGATAAAAATGCGCTTAAAACCATAATAAACGAGCTAAAATCGCACAAGGCAGCCATGCTCATAGCCACCCATGATGATGAAATTTTAAGACAAGTTTGCGATAGGATTATTGAAATTTAA
- a CDS encoding TSUP family transporter, whose product MELDLFSYFIFILSAFTAGFIDAIAGGGGLITVPTLLAMGMPPHLALGTNKLQASLGCLAAAIKFGLSGLINFKEIISGILFTFMGSFVGTRVILHLDAGFLRYIIPVMLVAIFIYTIFSHKVGESDKKAKLKPAIFWVIFGFSIGFYDGFFGPGTGSFWTFSLVAILGLNLKKAVANTKALNLTSNIVSFATFAISSNVLWKVGFLMGTAAIIGAFLGASLAIKREIKFIRGVFLFVVGITILKLIFDIIFK is encoded by the coding sequence GTGGAGCTTGATTTATTTTCATATTTTATATTTATTTTATCTGCATTTACAGCCGGTTTTATCGATGCAATAGCTGGTGGAGGTGGGCTTATTACAGTGCCAACACTACTTGCTATGGGCATGCCTCCACACCTTGCACTTGGCACAAATAAACTTCAAGCAAGCCTTGGATGTTTAGCAGCAGCGATTAAATTTGGCTTAAGTGGTCTTATAAATTTCAAAGAAATTATAAGCGGTATTTTGTTTACTTTTATGGGCTCTTTTGTCGGCACTAGAGTCATTTTGCACCTTGACGCTGGGTTTTTGCGTTACATTATACCAGTGATGCTAGTAGCAATTTTTATCTACACGATATTTTCTCATAAAGTAGGCGAAAGTGATAAAAAAGCAAAACTAAAACCAGCTATTTTTTGGGTAATTTTTGGATTTAGCATAGGCTTTTATGATGGCTTTTTTGGCCCTGGAACTGGGTCGTTTTGGACTTTTAGCCTAGTTGCAATTTTAGGATTAAATTTAAAAAAGGCGGTAGCCAACACAAAAGCCCTAAATCTAACCAGCAACATTGTCAGCTTTGCTACATTTGCAATAAGCTCAAATGTACTGTGGAAGGTTGGATTTTTAATGGGGACAGCCGCTATTATAGGGGCTTTTTTAGGGGCTAGCTTAGCCATAAAAAGGGAGATTAAATTTATAAGAGGTGTATTTTTATTTGTAGTTGGCATTACCATCCTTAAACTTATTTTTGACATAATTTTTAAATAA
- a CDS encoding F0F1 ATP synthase subunit A — protein MKDLFLFSHFFHHSHSFVYFFNFVLVIIACVLTARAATKKMQLVPKGLQNILEAYLGGVVSMGRDTLGSDELARKYLPLVATIGFIVFFSNVIGIIPGFESPSSSLNLTLTLALIVFIYYHYEGIKKNGIVNYIKHFMGPSKILAPLMFPIEIISHISRIVSLSFRLFGNIKGDDLFLLVMLSLAPFVAPLPAYALLTLMAVLQTFIFMMLTYVYLAGAVTIDEHH, from the coding sequence ATGAAAGATTTATTTCTGTTTTCGCACTTTTTCCACCACTCTCACTCGTTTGTTTACTTTTTTAACTTCGTGCTGGTGATAATCGCCTGTGTGCTAACAGCGCGCGCTGCAACGAAAAAAATGCAACTTGTGCCTAAAGGATTGCAAAATATCCTAGAAGCATACTTAGGTGGCGTAGTCTCCATGGGGCGCGACACTCTAGGTAGCGATGAGTTAGCTAGAAAGTACCTTCCGCTCGTAGCTACAATAGGATTTATAGTCTTTTTCTCTAACGTAATAGGTATAATTCCAGGCTTTGAATCACCGTCATCTAGTTTAAATTTAACGCTGACATTAGCACTTATTGTCTTTATCTACTACCACTACGAAGGCATTAAGAAAAACGGCATAGTAAACTACATCAAGCATTTTATGGGGCCTAGCAAAATCCTAGCGCCACTAATGTTTCCTATAGAAATAATATCACACATATCAAGGATAGTATCACTATCCTTCCGTCTTTTTGGAAACATTAAAGGAGATGATCTTTTCTTGCTTGTTATGCTATCACTGGCTCCATTTGTAGCTCCTCTACCAGCCTATGCGCTTCTTACACTTATGGCTGTGCTTCAGACTTTTATATTTATGATGCTGACATATGTATATCTAGCTGGCGCAGTTACCATAGACGAGCACCACTGA
- a CDS encoding energy-coupling factor transporter transmembrane component T: protein MRVLPNANISLILALFYSIFVSILPLKAPILPIAIVSMLTFLSCKEKVKVIKKMLGINLFLILIFLSYIYAQKFELAYLSFIRSNLTILFIVSLFSALSSAHIAAAMAKIGAPYKLTVVLFLAVKFIEQFFIDLVLFKQRLLARGLKPATNRLTYKAYSSFIALLIFMGFSRAQMAKECIIARGFNNLALKKIYKEKLNALDFFWCVKLIVFMVLEILWTLYR from the coding sequence GTGCGAGTATTGCCTAATGCGAATATCTCGCTAATACTGGCGCTTTTTTACTCTATTTTTGTGAGCATTTTACCATTAAAAGCGCCTATTTTACCCATAGCGATAGTTTCTATGCTGACATTTTTATCCTGTAAAGAAAAGGTCAAAGTGATAAAAAAAATGCTTGGCATAAATTTATTCTTAATACTTATATTTTTAAGCTATATCTATGCGCAAAAATTCGAACTCGCATACCTTAGCTTCATACGCTCAAACCTTACAATCTTATTTATAGTAAGCCTATTTAGCGCACTATCAAGCGCTCACATAGCAGCCGCAATGGCTAAAATAGGCGCCCCATACAAGCTAACCGTGGTGCTATTTTTAGCAGTTAAATTTATCGAACAGTTTTTTATAGATTTAGTTTTATTTAAACAAAGGCTTCTTGCTAGAGGTCTAAAGCCAGCCACAAACCGCCTCACATACAAAGCCTACTCTAGCTTTATAGCACTACTTATATTTATGGGATTTTCTAGAGCCCAAATGGCTAAAGAGTGCATAATAGCGAGGGGTTTTAACAACTTAGCGCTTAAAAAAATTTATAAAGAAAAGCTTAATGCGCTAGACTTTTTCTGGTGTGTTAAGCTAATAGTTTTTATGGTTTTGGAGATATTATGGACGCTTTATCGGTAA
- a CDS encoding NAD(P)H-dependent glycerol-3-phosphate dehydrogenase, whose product MTMVSVIGAGKWGQALYGAIRDAGVDAVISSRTKRDILGFVGLDIALKASHIICTIPTQSAAFWLKQHYIDTGAKYLIASKGIETANLRFLDEIYKDYIPDDRLAFLSGPTFAAEVSSRLPCAMVINSKNEQTAKEFAQFFPVYMRSYISDDVRGAEVCGAYKNVIAIASGICDGLGLGNNARASLIARGLVEMARFGKHFGARDETFLGLSGAGDLFLTASSTLSRNYRVGLGLAKSKTLNEILKELGEVAEGVATAKAITIIGSRHNIYTPIACAVVSILEGEDAMTSAKRLISRD is encoded by the coding sequence ATAACTATGGTATCGGTAATAGGTGCTGGCAAATGGGGGCAAGCCCTATACGGTGCGATACGTGATGCTGGAGTAGACGCAGTCATATCCTCAAGGACAAAAAGAGATATTTTAGGCTTTGTAGGCCTTGATATAGCGCTAAAAGCATCACATATCATATGCACCATACCGACTCAAAGTGCGGCTTTTTGGTTAAAGCAGCATTACATAGACACAGGCGCAAAATATCTAATAGCAAGCAAGGGCATAGAGACGGCAAACCTTCGATTTTTAGATGAAATTTATAAAGACTATATACCTGATGACAGGCTAGCCTTTTTATCAGGCCCTACCTTTGCCGCCGAGGTCTCAAGCCGTCTACCCTGCGCAATGGTAATAAATTCAAAAAACGAGCAAACTGCTAAAGAATTCGCACAATTTTTCCCAGTTTACATGAGGAGCTACATATCCGATGACGTAAGAGGCGCAGAGGTGTGTGGTGCATACAAAAATGTAATAGCCATAGCAAGCGGTATCTGCGATGGGCTAGGACTTGGCAATAATGCAAGAGCTAGCCTAATAGCTAGGGGACTAGTAGAAATGGCTCGCTTTGGAAAGCATTTTGGCGCAAGAGACGAGACATTTTTGGGACTTAGCGGGGCTGGAGATCTATTTTTAACAGCCTCCAGCACGCTATCTAGAAACTACCGCGTTGGGCTTGGGCTTGCCAAGTCAAAAACTCTAAATGAGATATTAAAAGAACTAGGCGAGGTCGCAGAAGGTGTAGCCACAGCAAAAGCCATTACAATAATAGGGTCAAGACACAATATCTACACACCCATTGCTTGTGCGGTCGTTAGCATACTAGAGGGTGAGGATGCCATGACAAGCGCCAAAAGGCTTATTTCAAGAGACTAA
- a CDS encoding putative peptidoglycan glycosyltransferase FtsW encodes MTTDKYIFYTCAGLILISIVFSLSLSVYTVVFFNYGEFHFFIRQFGVGLLAIFLMWAISRLNPDKALKPIGFTLLFSCLVLMSIMRFLPASMVTESGGAARWIRLPGFSLAPVEFFKVGFIYFLAWSFSRRIGNEKLSIPQEFKLMLPYLCVLAVVACLIAIMQNDLGQVVVLTLTLIMMAWFAGTSMRLFSIGLLLAILGASVIILTSDHRIARIKSWWGTAQDMVLSVLPSWLEDTLRVTDAPAPYQISYSLNAIRHGNFFGEGLGGGIFKLGFLSEVHTDFVLSGIAEELGLAGICLILVLFVFLIFRIFRVSGRCEDKAHHLFCMGVALMLAISFLMNSYGITSLTPLKGIAVPFLSYGGSSMLASSIAIGMVLMISKRIKS; translated from the coding sequence ATGACAACTGATAAGTACATATTTTACACCTGCGCTGGGCTAATTTTAATAAGCATTGTCTTTTCGCTCTCACTTTCAGTTTATACAGTTGTATTTTTTAACTACGGTGAGTTTCACTTTTTTATTAGGCAGTTTGGTGTGGGGCTTTTGGCGATTTTTCTAATGTGGGCAATAAGTCGCCTAAATCCTGATAAGGCTCTTAAGCCTATAGGTTTTACTCTGCTGTTTTCCTGTCTCGTGCTTATGTCTATTATGCGGTTTTTGCCAGCTTCCATGGTAACTGAATCTGGTGGTGCCGCACGCTGGATTAGGCTTCCTGGCTTTTCTCTAGCTCCTGTTGAGTTTTTTAAGGTCGGCTTTATATATTTTCTAGCTTGGTCGTTTAGTCGACGCATAGGCAATGAAAAGCTCAGCATTCCACAGGAATTTAAACTCATGCTACCCTATCTTTGCGTACTAGCAGTTGTGGCGTGCCTAATTGCTATAATGCAAAATGACCTAGGACAGGTAGTAGTGCTTACGCTTACGCTTATTATGATGGCGTGGTTTGCAGGGACTAGCATGAGGCTGTTTTCTATAGGATTATTACTGGCAATACTCGGTGCAAGCGTAATAATCCTGACCTCAGATCACCGCATAGCGCGTATAAAATCATGGTGGGGCACAGCGCAGGATATGGTACTATCTGTGCTACCTTCTTGGCTTGAGGATACGCTTAGGGTTACAGACGCTCCAGCCCCATATCAAATTTCATACTCGCTTAACGCCATTCGACACGGAAATTTCTTTGGAGAAGGACTAGGTGGAGGGATATTTAAGCTTGGATTTTTAAGCGAAGTGCATACTGATTTTGTGCTCTCTGGCATAGCTGAGGAGCTAGGGCTTGCTGGCATATGCCTCATACTTGTGCTATTTGTATTTTTAATTTTTAGAATTTTTAGAGTAAGCGGCAGGTGCGAGGATAAGGCACACCATCTATTTTGCATGGGTGTAGCACTCATGCTTGCTATTAGCTTTTTAATGAATAGTTACGGAATTACCTCACTAACACCATTAAAGGGCATTGCAGTGCCATTTTTAAGCTATGGGGGCAGCTCCATGCTAGCCTCAAGTATAGCCATAGGAATGGTACTAATGATAAGTAAAAGGATAAAATCGTGA
- a CDS encoding adenylosuccinate lyase gives MQIKNTLESLSISTDDAAIFGEIREIMYKNFASTLHSKGKVISFYDKNELVQRRYFLKFIRKIAIKHTGVEPKLNFAEHKTLKLSYKAQNSLSQLLFIDIDFIAQDVIFTLNSAPKIFANYLKKVFKGSKAKYNENTNTLSMRFSSQDEFDALDELISKKEHIKFSINFRYENSKLQKAKSRVNSNKSGSFTRCFYALASILENEFKILGCDINSDFESVRAAYLKMVKMYHPDRHMQKSERIKSEYREHFEKVQHAWETLKPFFKKQESFASA, from the coding sequence ATGCAGATAAAAAATACGCTAGAATCGCTAAGTATCAGCACAGATGACGCAGCTATATTTGGAGAAATTAGAGAAATAATGTATAAAAACTTTGCCTCAACGCTTCACAGCAAAGGCAAAGTCATATCATTTTATGATAAAAATGAGCTAGTGCAGCGTCGCTATTTTTTAAAATTTATAAGAAAAATCGCCATAAAACACACAGGAGTCGAGCCAAAATTAAACTTTGCTGAGCATAAAACCCTAAAGCTTTCATACAAGGCACAAAATAGCCTATCCCAACTGCTTTTCATAGATATAGATTTTATCGCACAAGATGTAATATTTACGCTAAATAGCGCCCCAAAAATCTTTGCAAACTACCTAAAAAAGGTCTTTAAAGGTAGCAAGGCAAAATATAACGAAAACACAAATACACTAAGCATGAGATTTAGCTCGCAGGATGAATTTGACGCACTAGATGAGCTAATTTCAAAAAAAGAGCACATCAAATTTAGCATAAATTTCCGCTATGAAAATTCAAAACTACAAAAAGCAAAAAGCCGTGTAAATAGCAACAAATCTGGCAGCTTTACAAGATGTTTTTACGCACTAGCTAGCATACTTGAGAATGAATTTAAAATCCTAGGATGCGATATAAACTCCGATTTTGAAAGCGTACGTGCTGCATACCTAAAAATGGTAAAGATGTACCACCCAGATAGACATATGCAAAAAAGCGAACGAATAAAAAGCGAATACAGGGAGCATTTTGAAAAAGTTCAGCATGCTTGGGAGACATTAAAGCCATTTTTTAAAAAGCAAGAGAGCTTTGCAAGTGCTTAA
- the murG gene encoding undecaprenyldiphospho-muramoylpentapeptide beta-N-acetylglucosaminyltransferase, which translates to MIVLTGGGTGGHLAIARSLAEALKKRGEEIAFIGSTSGQDMAWFDGSGEFSATIFLPSKGVVNKRGLAKISAAFSILKLAIKARSHLKNINAKAVISVGGYSAAPASLAALSLNLPLFIHEQNAAVGRLNSLLKPFARGFYSSYAKGIYTNYPVKDEFFSTARVRSELKTVLFLGGSQGAKAINELAINLYPKLNQIGVKILHQCGKGSIDTVLSKYKNLGANDVEVFEFSTDMPNLMSKADLAISRAGASSVWELAANALPAVFIPYPYAASDHQRLNALALKDCSKICLQNGSSVDANEIWDIINSLNLKAISMALKEKIKPNGADAIVADVLSKL; encoded by the coding sequence GTGATAGTTTTAACAGGTGGTGGCACAGGCGGACATCTAGCCATAGCAAGAAGCCTAGCCGAGGCTTTAAAAAAACGTGGCGAGGAGATAGCTTTTATAGGCTCAACAAGTGGGCAAGACATGGCGTGGTTTGACGGCTCAGGGGAGTTTAGTGCTACCATTTTTTTGCCCAGCAAAGGCGTAGTAAATAAGCGTGGACTTGCAAAAATTTCAGCCGCTTTTAGTATCCTAAAACTCGCCATAAAAGCACGTAGCCATCTAAAAAACATAAATGCAAAAGCGGTAATTAGCGTAGGCGGATACTCAGCAGCACCAGCCAGCTTAGCTGCACTTAGCCTAAATCTGCCACTTTTTATCCATGAACAAAACGCAGCCGTAGGCAGGCTAAATAGCCTTCTTAAGCCCTTTGCTAGGGGGTTTTATAGCTCATATGCAAAGGGGATTTACACCAACTACCCTGTAAAAGATGAGTTTTTTAGCACAGCGCGAGTAAGGAGTGAGCTAAAAACGGTGCTATTTCTTGGTGGCTCACAAGGCGCAAAAGCGATAAACGAACTAGCCATCAACCTTTATCCAAAGCTTAATCAAATAGGCGTAAAAATACTTCATCAATGCGGCAAAGGTTCGATAGATACGGTGCTTAGCAAATACAAAAACCTAGGCGCAAACGATGTGGAGGTATTTGAATTTAGCACTGATATGCCAAATTTGATGAGCAAGGCCGATTTAGCCATATCTAGGGCTGGGGCTAGCAGCGTTTGGGAGCTAGCGGCAAACGCCCTGCCAGCAGTGTTTATCCCATATCCTTACGCAGCAAGCGATCATCAAAGGCTAAACGCTCTAGCCTTAAAAGACTGCTCAAAAATCTGTCTACAAAATGGCTCAAGTGTGGATGCAAACGAGATATGGGATATTATAAATAGCTTAAATTTAAAAGCAATAAGCATGGCGTTAAAAGAAAAAATTAAGCCAAATGGCGCTGACGCCATAGTTGCTGATGTGCTAAGCAAGCTATAA